From a single Oceanobacillus kimchii X50 genomic region:
- a CDS encoding serine hydrolase: protein MRNKLNKVLLLAVASILVFTSMLTATTTVQANELDLVSESAILVDGETGKVLYAKNPDVALPPASMTKMMTEYLVWEAIENGNITWDTTTEISDYPYSISANNSFSGVGLKQQQEYTVKELYEAMAINSDNATTIALAELIAGSESEFVKMMNEKGEEMGLQEFKFVNSTGLDNEDLGDNYPEGTNPNDTNLLSARSAALLAYHLVNDYEEALEISSIPQTTFGGQTINNWNYMLPHEGENLASYYYEGVDGLKTGFTDLAGYSFTGTAERNGQRLITVVMKTGSETERFEETAKLLDYGFSNFENTELFSAGYQEEGNETVPVAKGKEDQVSISLQDSVSVPIKADEKDLYHLEYNIDQDRLNEDGELIAPIEANEAIGTAKLVYDGETEDYGYISDAGSNTGEFTLVTNEAVEKSNWFMLTLQAIGDFFVNIFTSAVDWIKGLFS from the coding sequence TTGAGAAATAAATTAAACAAAGTTTTACTGTTAGCGGTAGCAAGCATCCTCGTATTTACATCCATGTTGACAGCCACAACAACTGTCCAAGCAAATGAATTAGACCTAGTATCTGAATCAGCAATACTCGTGGATGGTGAAACAGGCAAGGTCCTGTATGCAAAAAATCCTGATGTTGCGTTACCTCCTGCTAGCATGACAAAAATGATGACAGAATATCTTGTTTGGGAAGCAATTGAAAATGGCAATATCACGTGGGATACAACAACAGAAATTAGTGATTATCCATATAGTATATCCGCAAATAATTCTTTTTCTGGTGTTGGATTAAAACAACAACAGGAATATACAGTAAAAGAATTATATGAAGCGATGGCGATTAACTCCGATAATGCAACAACAATTGCATTAGCAGAATTAATTGCTGGTTCTGAATCTGAGTTTGTTAAAATGATGAATGAAAAAGGTGAAGAAATGGGTTTACAAGAATTTAAGTTTGTAAACTCTACTGGATTAGATAATGAAGATTTAGGTGATAATTATCCGGAGGGAACAAACCCAAACGATACGAATCTATTATCTGCACGTTCAGCAGCTCTATTAGCCTATCATTTAGTTAATGACTATGAAGAAGCATTAGAAATTTCTAGCATTCCGCAAACCACGTTTGGTGGACAAACCATCAATAACTGGAACTACATGCTTCCGCATGAAGGAGAAAACCTAGCATCGTATTATTACGAAGGTGTCGATGGGTTAAAGACAGGCTTTACGGACTTAGCTGGTTATAGTTTTACAGGAACAGCGGAACGTAATGGACAACGATTAATTACCGTAGTAATGAAAACTGGAAGTGAAACCGAACGATTTGAAGAGACAGCGAAGTTATTAGACTATGGTTTCTCTAATTTTGAAAATACAGAGCTATTTTCAGCAGGATATCAAGAAGAAGGAAATGAAACGGTACCGGTAGCAAAAGGTAAAGAAGACCAGGTGTCGATATCACTTCAAGATAGCGTTAGTGTACCAATTAAAGCAGACGAAAAAGATTTATATCATTTAGAATATAACATAGATCAAGATCGATTGAATGAAGATGGTGAATTAATTGCTCCCATTGAAGCAAATGAAGCAATTGGAACAGCGAAGCTTGTCTATGATGGTGAAACCGAAGATTATGGATATATAAGTGATGCAGGTTCGAATACAGGAGAGTTCACACTTGTAACGAATGAAGCAGTTGAAAAATCAAATTGGTTTATGCTAACGCTACAAGCAATTGGAGACTTCTTTGTAAATATATTTACAAGTGCAGTGGATTGGATTAAAGGCTTATTTAGCTAA
- the guaB gene encoding IMP dehydrogenase has product MREDKFAKEGLTFDDVLLMPAKSEVLPNQVDLSVELTSTLKLKSPFISAGMDTVTEAEMAIAMARQGGFGVIHKNMSIEDQAEQVDKVKRSESGVITNPFFLTPEHQVYDAEHLMGKFRISGVPIVNNIEEQKLVGILTNRDLRFIQDYSISISEVMTSENLVTAPVGTTLEEAEKLLQKYKIEKLPLVDNQDILKGLITIKDIEKVIEFPNSAKDAQGRLIVGAAVGVTGDAMKRIEKLVSVGVDAIVIDTAHGHSQGVLDQLRNIRQAYPDLQIIAGNVATSEGTKALIEAGVSVVKVGIGPGSICTTRVVAGVGVPQITAVHDCAVAAAEYGVPIIADGGIKYSGDIVKALAAGAHAVMIGSMFAGVSESPGETEIFQGRQYKVYRGMGSVGAMEAGSKDRYFQSESENKKLVPEGIEGRVAYKGPLSDTFHQLVGGLRSGMGYCGTKTIEDLRNDGKFIRITNAGLRESHPHDVQITKEAPNYSL; this is encoded by the coding sequence ATGAGAGAAGACAAGTTTGCAAAAGAAGGATTAACCTTTGATGATGTATTATTAATGCCTGCAAAATCGGAAGTATTGCCAAATCAAGTAGATTTAAGTGTTGAATTGACTTCTACGCTTAAATTAAAATCTCCATTCATTAGTGCTGGTATGGATACAGTTACAGAAGCTGAAATGGCGATTGCAATGGCACGTCAAGGTGGATTTGGTGTTATTCATAAAAATATGTCGATTGAAGATCAAGCGGAACAGGTAGATAAAGTAAAACGTTCTGAGAGTGGTGTCATTACGAATCCATTCTTTTTAACTCCAGAGCATCAAGTTTATGATGCAGAGCATTTAATGGGTAAGTTTCGTATTTCTGGTGTTCCAATTGTAAACAATATTGAAGAACAAAAACTTGTCGGTATTTTAACGAATCGTGATCTTCGTTTTATACAAGATTATTCGATCTCTATTTCAGAAGTAATGACAAGTGAAAATCTTGTAACTGCTCCTGTAGGAACAACCTTAGAAGAAGCAGAAAAGTTACTTCAGAAATATAAAATTGAAAAACTTCCACTGGTAGATAATCAAGATATATTAAAAGGACTTATTACAATTAAAGATATTGAGAAAGTCATTGAATTCCCAAATTCAGCGAAAGATGCTCAAGGAAGATTAATCGTAGGAGCAGCTGTAGGTGTAACTGGCGATGCGATGAAACGCATTGAAAAACTAGTTAGTGTTGGAGTCGATGCAATTGTTATTGATACAGCTCATGGACACTCACAAGGAGTACTTGACCAATTAAGAAATATTCGTCAAGCATACCCAGATCTTCAAATCATAGCTGGTAATGTAGCTACATCAGAGGGGACAAAAGCATTAATCGAAGCAGGTGTATCGGTAGTTAAAGTAGGAATTGGACCCGGATCTATTTGTACCACTCGTGTTGTAGCTGGAGTAGGGGTACCACAAATTACTGCAGTTCATGATTGTGCTGTAGCTGCTGCAGAGTATGGTGTTCCGATTATCGCGGATGGAGGAATTAAATACTCTGGCGATATTGTAAAAGCACTAGCAGCTGGTGCACATGCAGTTATGATTGGAAGTATGTTCGCAGGTGTATCAGAAAGCCCGGGAGAAACAGAAATCTTCCAAGGACGTCAATATAAAGTATATCGTGGAATGGGCTCGGTTGGAGCCATGGAAGCTGGTTCAAAAGATCGTTACTTCCAGAGTGAATCGGAAAACAAAAAACTTGTACCAGAAGGAATTGAAGGCCGTGTAGCTTACAAAGGACCATTGAGTGACACATTCCATCAGCTTGTTGGTGGTTTACGTTCTGGAATGGGATATTGTGGTACAAAAACAATAGAGGATCTTCGTAATGATGGTAAATTTATCCGTATAACAAATGCTGGATTACGTGAAAGTCATCCACATGATGTACAAATCACGAAAGAAGCACCAAACTATTCGTTATAA